GGCTgccccggccggcggggcgggcgcagCCGCGGGCGggtgcgcggggcggcggcggcggggcgggaggcgcgcgcaggcgggcggcggcgcgcaCACGCGGCGCCCCGACGGCAGCGGCGGGTACGCGCCGGGGGAGCTCGGCCCTCGGAGGGGCGCAGCTGCCGCCTCCAGCGCCCGGGCTTTGCTCTTCccagtccttttttcttttttttttgcctttttttttgctcccccccccccccccccctcccctcccgggaCTGGAAGCAGGATCCGCGTCCCTGGAACTGCTATGCCAACTGAACTCTCCCGGGCCGTGGGAATGCACGCCATCTCCGACCTCcactcccccctcaccctgcGGCTCCTCAACAAGGGGCCCGAGTACCTCCGCAGGCAGATGGAGGCAGGCAGCCCGGGCAGGAGAAGCGCCGTGGAGAGGCTGGCGGCCGATAAGGCCAAGTACGTCAAGAGCCAGCGGGCGATCGGCGCCAAGCAGGACCCCGTCCTCGTCCCGAGCTCGGCCTCGGAGAGCGGCAGCGAGACCTGCTCGGTGGAGggcagaggcggcggcgggggctttGGCCGAGGGAAGGGCGCGAAGCCCCTGGAGCTGGCCAAGGCGGCGtgcgcccgccgcgccccccTGCAGCACGGCCCCCCCATCGCCAGGCGCGGCACCCCCAAGAGGCAGCTGCGGCCGGATTCCCTGGTGATTTACCGCCAGAAATGCGAGTTCGGGAGAGGTCAGAGCCAGGACGGCTCACGGGGGAGCTTGGTGAGGCGGATCTTCCAAGGGTCCGTAAAGGAGAAGCGGCCGGCTTCCCCGGAGATGCCCAGAGTGATGGAGGACGCCGCAGCCACCGAGGGCAAAGAGCCTCTCTCGGCAAAAGACGGTGACCGTCAGCCGAGCGGCCGCGGAGCGGAGcgaaccgccgccgccgccgccgccgtgagCAGCAGAGCCCCGGGGGCAGGGTGCACGAAAGAGCGAGAGAGGCCCTCAGAACCGAGTATACCTCCTGAGGAGGCCAGGGAGGTGAAGAGGAGAGGTCTCCATCGCTCCCAGTCGGACATCAGCTCTCGCtactccaagtccttctccgagTTTGACACGTTTTTCAAGTACTGCGGCCTGGAGCAGGAGGTCATCGAGGACCTCGGGAGAGAGAACTTCTCCGTGGTGTCCGACAACGTCTCCTTCAAGATCCGCAGCATCAGCGTGGCGACATCCGAGAGCGACTTCACGAGGCACAGCGGGGATGAGGGGCTGCTGGAGGACGAACTCACAGAGCAGGTCCCGAGCAGCACCTCCGTGATCGAGCGCAACGCTCGGATAATCAAGTGGCTGTACACGTGTAAGAAAGCCAAGGAGACGAACAAGGTGATCCAGGAACTGGCATGATGGCTTCTTTCAGCGTGCATTGCAGCCTGGTGAACTTAAGGTGTGTGCAAAGCCTCGCCCTGTCGATTCGTGTATTGCTCTTTCCTCTTTGGCGAGCGGTTGGCTTCTCTTAGTTTATTTTAGTCTTTTCGTGAAGGgctgaaggaaaatgtattttgtatactACATGTTCCAGTGTGGTCTTTATGCAAAGCAGAAACCCGTGTTGTTACAAAGACCAGAAGACAAACAAATAATTGCGTGCAGCTCGCCAGATTTAGATCAGACACACCCCCCCTCATGAAGTTAAAGCGTCGGTGTCTATGAGGGATGTCTGTCCTTTGCAGATTCCTGCTTTGTAAATAGCTTGTTTTCTCTAATTTCTGCTATATTACATGCTAGAAAAAAAACTTAGAACAAGCATTCAACCCTTAATTACAGTTGCTTAAATAACAGACTGAACTGAAACTATTACTGATTGGGAGTACACTGTATTTATACTATACTGCTCCAGTTTTCCCCTCCTTACTCTTCCTCACTCTCTCTCCCGTCCCCTTATACGTAGGCACCCCCAGGTATCGGGAAAGCAAAGCTGAGTCAGTGCTCCTGCTAGCAATCTTATTTCCCCCACAGCTTTCTGTTGGGACCACAAAAGTTTGCTCCAGGTGACCCCCTAGCATTTCCCAGGCTTTAAGTTTCCTGTCCCGTTTGACTGTAGTGGATTTGGCTCCTCTGCAGTGGGTTTTGCGGTGCGGTTTGGCACTGGTAGCTGGAAATCAGTTGTGCGGTTTGCCTTGGTTAGAGGGGTACTTCACTGTTATAAACTAAAGATAATGAATACAAATGTGTGGCATCGAGGCTTGGAAATCAGTTACTTCCCAGATGGAAGCAGAACAAATTTAACCCTGGTAAAAGCCGATATCCTGGTTTTAATAAAAGCAGTGTGTATTTTGCATCTGATCTCCTGAAAAAGAACTATATTCATGGAGCCTTTGGTATTGATGATCTAGTAGATAACAGTTTGTTCTCCTTCCAATACATGAAGCCCTTAGGATAAGTACCGCAGCTTACAGTGTGGTATTTAAAAATTGCATGAGTAGGTCTTGATATGAAGGATTACATGTATATTTTCTGACAGTTCGTAATTGGTGCATGAGAAGAACATCATTTAGTGTAGATACAGCTGTTGGTAGAACTTGTGGGCCTTATGAACGTGGAGAAATGAAGTGCTTGAGCTTCTTTCCTACAGGCATGTGGGGCTGTCACTCCCGATTCCTCTATATAATGCAAAAATCCATTTACTTACTTGATATCGGTTTTAATTATGTGAATTTTCGatcacttttaaaattcaaatttttctCAAAAGcgtattttcttcctgcaggttgaggaaggaggaagggagagcaAGCGAGCCATTTGCACACAAATATTTCAAGCCCTTGTAGATAAGAAAGGTTGTCAGGTATCCGGCTGACAACTTCAAGAAGTGTTGTTATGTGACAGATCCTTCCCCAAATTACCTTGGAGAGAAGAAAGGGCTCTCCTGAGCTAATCATTTCTCCTTGCTCATCCTTCTGTGATAAAAGGCCAGGGAGATACAGAAAACAATATGACGCAGGTGGCAGTTTGTGAAGCTCGTTGCAGCTGCCGGCCTTGCTAAACGCAGAGGTTGGGAGGCGGATTTCACCACAAGCAGGAGCCACGTGACAAAAACAACCACATTTCcgtgaaggaaaacaaaataaaagccgGTTTGCTCCTGAATGCCCTTGCTGGGGCTAGGGTCCAGGGCCAGACCCACAGCTGTCACCGCAGAGCCTGCTCAGGAGGGAGCAGTCGGCCCTTTCCCCATCCACTTGCATGGTGCTGAGCGTGTCCGGCGCTGCAGCTGAGACCGGAGATGCTGGTGACCACCCCAGGGAGCAGGCACTCTGCAGAGGAGGTGCTTCACCAGGGCAAAggcaagggcaggaggagggaagctctTTTCCAGGGGCTGAGCCAGTGTAACCTCACACGGACTTGGccaatggctttttttttttttttaacacctaaGACAAAATGACAGTTCATAGTACATAGCCTAACAGGGTGGTGAAAAGACCTCCAGGAAGTAAACAGCAAGTTTATTCAAGTCTATGGTCATTCTGCAATAATTTTAATACCTAGAACAAGGGAGTGTTTTACACTGGCAGCAATTTCCTTTGGCACGAAAATTTCTGGCAGCCTAGGAAACACTAATCCATAAGGTCCATATTATAAACCTATTTTTAAGCAGACAAGGGCTGACTCTCAGCTGATAGACCTCAGCAGTAGGGCTGTGATTGCTTCCAGGGtaatttctgaaaactgagaCCGTACTTACAATTTAGGCCACAGAACCAGAAAGTTCAGAAAGGTCAGCTAAAAATACCTGTACACAGCACCCAGAATAAAGGAGAAGAGTCATCAAGAGCTACCGCAAGTTAAATATCACGTTTACTGGGCAGAATTTAAGCTGAGAGTTGTTATCACCACGTGATTGCAAGATGAGTCCTGTAGTTCTGATCAAAtgttcatcttttctttcagtcCTACGCTTTCTCTGACAATGCAGCATCAAGTTAGACATTTATGGGTTTTCACTATATCCATGTATTTGGCTCTGTTTAGTTTGCTTACTGGTTACTAATGGGCAGCAGACTCCTGTGCTGCATGGGGGAGCGATGTGCTCTCCTTGGTGCTCCCAGGCACATCCTTGAAGGTTCCTCATTTTACACTGAGGCTTGAAAACTGTTGCACCTTCTttggaaaaagaggcagaaaccTGTTTTCTAAAATCCAGTGTTCATTATGTGCAAAATATGTTTCAAGAACTGCAGAGCTTTTATGGGCCAGTGATCATCCCATTCATATTTTATGTTCTCCATTTAATTTTTCATGAGCTCTCTGGGACCTGGTGGGGCACCATGTAAATAAAATA
This sequence is a window from Harpia harpyja isolate bHarHar1 chromosome 15, bHarHar1 primary haplotype, whole genome shotgun sequence. Protein-coding genes within it:
- the FAM110C gene encoding protein FAM110C, whose amino-acid sequence is MPTELSRAVGMHAISDLHSPLTLRLLNKGPEYLRRQMEAGSPGRRSAVERLAADKAKYVKSQRAIGAKQDPVLVPSSASESGSETCSVEGRGGGGGFGRGKGAKPLELAKAACARRAPLQHGPPIARRGTPKRQLRPDSLVIYRQKCEFGRGQSQDGSRGSLVRRIFQGSVKEKRPASPEMPRVMEDAAATEGKEPLSAKDGDRQPSGRGAERTAAAAAAVSSRAPGAGCTKERERPSEPSIPPEEAREVKRRGLHRSQSDISSRYSKSFSEFDTFFKYCGLEQEVIEDLGRENFSVVSDNVSFKIRSISVATSESDFTRHSGDEGLLEDELTEQVPSSTSVIERNARIIKWLYTCKKAKETNKVIQELA